From the Streptococcus hyointestinalis genome, the window ACCAAAGATGACGCTTATGAGGCAGTCCTAGATGGTCAGGTAGCTCTTACAGACGCACTCATCCCAACAGCAGGCCGTGTCTTGCATGTATCTCCTAAGTTCTACAAACTTATCAAACTTGACTCAACCTTTGTGAAAAACTCTGACCTTGGTCAAGAAATCACAATCAAAGGTCAAGTAGGTATGATTGATGGCTTGCCAGTTGTCCTTACACCTACATCACGCTTGCCACAAAATGTAGAGTTCATTATCGCTCATCCTGTGGCGACTACATCTCCTGTTAAGCTGGAAGATTACAAGATCCATGACAACCCACCAGGAATTAACGGTAAACTTGTTGAGGGTCGTATCCGTTATGACGCTTTTGTTCTTGACAACAAGAAAAAAGCTATCTACGTTCACAAATCAGCGTAAGGAGGTAAGTAATGGCTAGAAAGAAAGCTGAGGAAACCACAGAGGAAGTGGTGGAAACACAAGAAGTAGCTGAGGAAACCACAGAGGAAGTGGTGGAAACACAAGAAGTAGCTGAGGAAACCACAGAGGAAGTGGTGAGACCAGTTTCTACTAAAAAGTCAGTTACTGTAACTAAGGGCGGGGTATCATTTACCCTGTCTGACCCTATCATGATTTCAGCCTTTGAAAATCAAGGCTATGAAGTGGAGGAATAAACTAAATGGCAAAATTTAAAGCAACATCAAACGTGGTCTTTATCGTTGATGGTAAAGAACAAAGCTACGACAAAGACACTGAGTATGACATGGATGTCAAGACAGCTGATGAGCTGAACGCTAAAGGGCGAGTAACTCATCCAGAACTCAGTCCATTCTTTGAACGTATCAACGAAGAAAAAGCAGCAAAGGCGGACAAATAACACCGCCTTTTTAATTGGAGGTGGTTATTATCGCTTACTTAACTCAAGATGAATTTAAAGAGCTTGGTTTTGACGAAGTAGAGGGTTTTGAAAAACTCGTAAAGAGGGCGGAGGTGTCCGTCAACCTCTTTCTTAATGGGTTCTATGACTTTGTAGAATTTGAAAAAGAGATTGAGCATAGAAAGAAAGCTGTCAAGCTAGCTACAGCTTTTCAGGTGTCTTATCTGGATACTAGTGGCATCCTGACAGCGGATGATAAACAATCGCTGTCTAGTATGTCTCTAGGACGAACGTCTGTCAGCTATCAGAATAGCGCTCACAGCGATTTGGAGAGTACTCGGTACAATCTATCTCTGGATGCGCTAAACATTCTTAGAAGCGCTGGATTTGGCTACAAGGGGGTCAGTTATGATAGATAAGCGAACACTCATTGATACAGTGACCATCCAAAAGCCGTCAGATAAAAAGGACAGCTGGGGTAAGGTCATCCTAGAAGACAAAATCACCCTTAGCCCTGTCCGCTTTGATAGGCAATTCAGTGTCCAAGGCACGCAAAATAACCGTAAGGAGAGCAAGCCTAGTGTTTTGTTTGTCTATCCCCAATACTGCCCTGTGGTGCTTGATGATAGCTTTGAGAATGCTATTGTCAACGATGGCAAACGTGACTACAAAGTGACCGCCATCATCCCTGTTAGCTATCCGCACAGGCAAAAAATTTTTTGTTATGAAGTGGAGTGTGTCTGATGGGAACTACTGTATCGGTTAAAATCAACCTTAAAGGGATTGAGAAAAAAGTCAGTCCGCAAGCTTTTGCTAGAGGTCAGCTTGCTATTGCTAGTCAAATGAAGATGGATATGCAGCCTTTTATCCCACGAAAAAGCGGGGACTTGAGCGGTAGTGCTCAAGTCAGTCGTGATGGCGTCAAATATCCTGGTCCCTATGCAAGAGCACAATTTTACGGCTCTAGCTATAATAAAAAGCGGAGTTTTGTCTTTAAAAAATACACCACACCTGGAACAGGTAAGCGGTGGGATTTAAAGGCAAGCGCTAAACATTTGAAAGACTGGGAGCAGGTTGGTCTGAAAGCTATGGGAGTAAAATAATGAAAAATATTGACTTTATAGAGCGCCTTAAGGATAAGATAAATGCTCTTAATTTGGCAATTGAAGCAAGATTAGATTATCTTGATGAAAAAGAAGGCTTGGTGATTTATGCCCTCCCTGGAGGTAAGGTTGAAGATGAGGACTTAGCAGGTACTCAGACAGTCAGCTTGCCTTACGAAATAGCCATTAAATCACAAGACCAAGCTTTAAATAATGTCATCTTATGGCAAATCAATGCAGCGCTATCTAGTTTTGACTTGGACATTTCAAGCTCAAACGGCTCGTACACTTTTTTGAGTTTGACGGTGGAAGCACCGTCGCTAAATGACTTGGATGAACAGGGGTTCTATGTCTATCTGCTTGATGTGACTGCATTTTTAGAAATTGAAAGGAAATAGAATATGAAAAAAATGAAAAATGCTTTGCGTAAGCACTACATCGCACCGTATGATCCAGAACATCCAGATACCGTGCCAGAAGAAAGTGCTTATCTCTGGATTGCTAAAGGTGTCAAAGAGTCTGCACCAGAGAATGATGAAGATACAGATGATGCGGCTTATTTTGATGGTGATGGAACACCTGAAGAAATCGTCATTAGTAAAAAACGTGGGCGCTCTTTTGAGGGACACCGAGACTATGGTGACGCTGCTCAAAATTATGTGGCTGATTTGGAAGACGCCATCGGTGACGAACTGCTTTGCTGGTACAAGGAAGTTCAAGCGGATGGCAAACAACTTAAAGAAGGTCCAGCTCGCCTGTCTGAAATTGAAATCGGTGACGGTGAAGCATCCGAATTTGAAAGTATCAAATTTAAGATTACTTGGATAAAAAAACCAACGAAAAAAGCAGTTGTATCTGCATCCTAATTCATAAGCTGGCATTTAGCCAGCTTTTATTTTTGTAAAGAAGAGGTATGAGAATATGGTAGTCATTAAAAAACGCAGCAATATTATTCCGATTGATTTTGGAGAGTTTCAGCTTGAGTACAATGTCAATGATAAAGGTGTCAATAACCTTGAAAAGTATACCGAAAATCTCAAGAAAGAATGGGACAACATTCAAAAATTACCAGATAAGGAAGCACAAAAAGCAGGTTATGACCTTGTCAAGAAAAATTGGGTTGACTTGTTTGGCGAAGAAGCATTTACACAAGTTTACGCCCTGGCTGGCGATGACAGTGTCATTGCTCTAGATTATCTCATGCAGACGTTGATTGGTATTCCTAAAGAGTATGAGTCCCGCAACTCTGCAGATGTCATCAAGAAGTATTTGGAAGATTAGCCTATGTTGGATTTATCAAGGAAATTAGTTGATGAGCTAGTCCTTGATGATGTGACCTATCCTCTTAATCTGTCCTTTAACAAAGTGTTGCGTATGTTTGATATGTGGGAGGACGATGAGGTGCCAGATTATGTCAAACCTCACTTTGCTTTGAGGATATTGACGGGTGAAAAGTTTGAACAATTGACGGCGCAGGAAGCTATGGATGTGTTTGAACAAGTCTTTGATGAGCATATTCAGATTAAGAAAGCGATTGAAGAAGTGCCTGAGTATGACTTGGCAGGTAATGTCATGAAACCTGTTAAAACGGGGACTAGTACGAAAAAGAAGCGTGTTTATAGTCTCAAATATGATGGCGAATACATCTATGCGTCTTTTATGCAGGCTTACAGTATAGATTTATTTGAGGTTCAAAATAAATTGCACTGGAAGAAGTTCAATGCTTTGTTAGCAGGGTTGCCGGAGGGGACTAAGCTTATCGAGGTCGTTAAAATTCGCTCTTATGAGCCACAAAAAGGTGATACGCAGCGCTATATTGACGATATGAAAGAACTGCAAGAAGAATATCGCTTGCCAGATGATTAGAAGGAGGTGGAGAAATGGCAGATGGTTCTGTTACTATCAAGGTTGATTTAGATGGTTCTGACGCCCAATCAGGTGTCAGTAAACTAAAGAATTCGTTAAATGGACTAGAAGGAGCAGGCTCAAAGGTTGGGTCTGTTTTTAAGTCTGTTCTTGGTGCTAATTTGATTTCTTCAGCTCTAACAACTGGCATTAGTACCATTACAAATGGTGTACGTGACATGATGGGCGAGCTAAACAGTTCGCAAAAGGCATGGAAGACTTTTGAGGGCAACTTACAGGCTTTTGGTCGGTCTGCTGAGGAAATCAATGCAGCAAAGACTGAAATGCAGGATTTTGCGACCAAGACTATTTACTCAGCTTCAGATATGGCGAGCACTTACTCCCAGTTGGATGCTGTGGGTACTAAGAATGTTGGTAGTCTCGTAAAAGCCTTTGGTGGTCTTGCTGCTTCTGCTGAAAATCCAGCGCAGGCAATGAAGTCTCTGTCAACTCAAGCAACACAGATGGCAAGTAAGCCTAAAATTGCTTGGATGGACTTTAAAATCATGATGGAGCAAGCGCCAGCAGGTATGGCGGCAGTTGCTAAAGAAATGGGCATGTCAACTGCCGAGCTGGTGTCGGCTGTACAAGATGGTAAGGTCAACACCGAAGACTTCTTTGATGCTATGAACCGTGCAGGTAATTCTGATGCTTTCCAAAAGATGGCGACAGAGTTTAAGACGGTTGACCAAGCTATTGACGGTGCTAAGGAAAGTTTGTCTAATAGCTTAATGCCTGCTTTTGAACAACTCAATCAATTTGGTATCAAGGCAGTTGTAGCGATTAGTGACGCTTTGGAAAAGATTAACTTTGATAAGTTGGCATCTAATTTAGGTAATTTTCTAGGCAAGATAGATGTTGCAAAAGGAATTGAAAACATCCAACAAGCTTTTAAAACAGTCTTTAATCCGCTGTTGCTGGTGAAATTCCAGTCTGCTCTAGACAGCGTTAAAGGGGCTATTGGCTCTATCGGTGCTGCCTTTCAGTCTGCTGGAGGTAGCACAGCTATCTTTTTGACTATCTCAAATGTGATAGGGGCTGTTTTAAACACTATCTCTACAGGTAGTCAGATTGTCCAAAAATTTTTGACTTCCTTTACGCAAACTGGAGCAGTTAAAGCGCTGAAAGACGCCTTTGATAGCTTGGTGTTTGCTTATAACAACGTTGTCACTAGTATCGCTCAATCGTCTGCTTGGTCTATGCTTGGGACAGTCATCGGAACAGTTGTGACATGGATTTCCAAGGCTGTTTCTGCTATTGGTAACTTTGTAGCTAGTCTCCCGTCTGGTGTCCTTGCAACACTGACCACTGGTTTAGTTGGTCTTGTGGCAGGTTTCAAGGCTTTCAATTTCTTGAAGTCATTTAATCCGTTTAGTCTCTTCAAAAAGAATGCGACGAGTGGTGTCAGTGGTGCTAGTTCAGCTGTTAAATCAGCTGGTAGCAGCATGGTCTCTATTGTTAAAAGTTTGGGTAAAAGCGTTGCGACTGCAGCTAAAGGTATAGGTTCAGGTCTTGCTTCTGCTTTTCGTGGCATTGGCCAAGGTCTTGCTATGGTCAATCCTGCTACAATTGCAGCTTTAGCTGTTCCTATTTTGGCACTTGGTGCAGCCTTTGCTCTTATGGGCATGCAAGGACAAGGTATAGCGACAATTTTGCAAGGTGTGGGTAGTGTAGTGGTTAGCGTTGGTACAGCTATCGGAACTATCCTTAACATGGCTATACAAGGATTAGCAAGTGCTTTGGTGATTGTAGCGCCTGTTTTACCTATAGTGGCACAATCTTTTGCTATGCTGTCACCCTTAGTGATGGCAGCTGGTGCAGCTATTAGCATGATTATCAGCTCCTTTAGCAGTTTAGCGCCTGTTATCACGGCTTTGGGGATTGCACTGAGTCAAGTCATCACGGCGATTAGCTCAGGTGTCACTCAGATTGTCACGGCTGTGACGCCGATTATCCAAATTATTGCCAATGCTTTTGTGGCGGTTGTGCCTGTCGTGGCAGGGGCTATTGTCCAAATTGTGCAAGCTCTAGCGCCTTTCATCCCAGCGGTGACGCAAATGGTGCAGGCGGTCGCTCCAGTCTTGACTGGTATCGTGGATGCCTTTAACAATCTTATCAGTCAAATTTCGCCGATTATTGACAGTATCTCTAATCTCTTCAAGACGCTTGGTGAGCAGATAAGCTCTATTCTAGATAGTGCTCGTGGTGTGATTGAGAGCTTTGGAGGTGCTATTCGCAATGTCCTTGACGGTGTAGCTGGTATCTTTGACAGTATCGGCAATGCTGCTAAAAATGCGGGTCAAGGGGTTAAGCTCATGGCGCAAGGGGTGAAAATTCTCGTGGACTTGAACCTTGGTGATTTGATTGGGACGTTGGCAGCTGTTGCGGGTGGTCTTGGTGCCATTGCCGCTTCAGGTATTGTCAGTGCGGGTCCTGGTTTGCAACAGGCTGGTCAAGGTCTACGTTTGATAGCACAATCTGCACAGCAGGCTAGTCTAGCTATGATGACCTTGCCAACAGCTCTCACAGTATTTAGTGCATCATTGACCACTATCCCCGCTCAGCTTCTAACCATTACGACTAGCTTCACGACTTTTGGGGCTTCACTAGCCTTGGCATTTGCTACTATTCCAGCAACACTGACTACAGTGACTGCTAGCTTCATGGTCTTTTCAAGCTCTGTGACAAGCTCGCTGGCAGGTTTTAGCATGCTGATGTCTGTGTCTGGAGTCTTTCAAGCTAGCTTAGGAATCATCTCTGGCTCGCTTGGTGTGGCGACTGCTAGCATGTCTGCTTTTGGTGGTGAGGTCAGAGTCGTTGTCTCTAGCATGTCCTCTTTAGGAGCTAGTGCTAGTGCAGCCGCAAGCGCTATGGCGGGCATGGGTGTTGGTATCAGTGGTTCTCTGTCAGCTGTGGTTATGTCTGTCACTTCTGCAGGTAATAGGATGGTTACTGTCATGCAAGCCAGCATGAACCGTATCGTGACCGTGGTGCGTAATGGTATGACAAATGCTGCTAGTGCTGTTCGCAACGGTGCTAGTCAGATGGTATCAGCTCTACGCTCCGCTGGTGTGCAGATGGTCACCACAGCCCAGTCCATGGTTAATCAAACGGTCAACGCTGTTCGTAATGGTCGCAGTGCTATGCAGTCTGCTGGTCAGTACATGGCACAAGGTCTCGCTGTTGGTATGCGCTCCGCTCTTAGCGAGGTCACTCGTGCAGCTAATGAGCTTGTCGCTCAAGCGGAAAAAGCAGCCAAGGCAAAAGCTAAAATTAACTCCCCATCTCATTTGTTCCGTGATGAAGTTGGTTGGTGGATTGGTCTGGGTGTGGCTAAAGGTATTGATAATTCAGCACCAGAAGTAGCTAATAGCTTAGACTTTATCCGTGATCAAGTACATGGTTTCAGTCTTAAATCTCAAAATCTACTAACAGGAGCTACTGCAAGTATGTCTAGTCAATTGAGATTAGAGACATTACGGAGTAAAACTCCAAAAGTAGAATCAGATGCAAGGCAAGAAGCTTATATTGCTCATTCAGCTAGTTTGTTATCTGATGTCATTGACAGTCTTGAAAGTCTACGTGATCAAGTCGCTCAAGGTCAACATATAATACTTGACACAGGTGCACTGGTTGGTGGTACAGCAAATAAAATTGATGCTAGATTAGGTCAAAATACACAGTTAGGAGGTAGATTGTCATTCCGATAACAAAAATTAAAGAGTATATAGAGTTTGGTGATTTTAATTCACGAGATTGGCAACTATACCTAGAAGATAGAAATGCCCCAACTCCAGAAGAGAAAGAAATCATTGAGGATATTCCGTTTATGCAAGGTGTTCTTGATTTCTCTTCTATACTTGGAGAACGAGTTTACAATACTAGAGAAATTGATTATGATTTCAAACTTGTAAACAGTTCATACGAAAATAGGAAAGACGTTGAACGTTCCATAAAGCAGCAACTTATGCTCTATAGCGAGCAGCGTTTATACGACACCCATGACAATTCTTACTTTTGGTTAGGAAAATGCAAATCAGTATCAGTCAAGCACGAACCAGTAAAACGTGCTTTTATTGTCACTATAACATTTACGGTATATCCGTTTATGTTTACTCTATCTAATTATTTCGATGATGTTTGGGATAGTTTTGATTTTGATAATGGGATTGCTGGGTTTACCAAGTACAAAGTCAGCGGTTCAAAGGACATTGTCCTAATCAACACCAGCTCAACCACTATTGGTCCAGAGGTCGAGGTCACCAGCGACATGAAGGTGACTGTTGATGGTCAGACTTATCTCTATAAAGCAGGGACATCAACCAACCTATCAATGGGATTGCAACCTGGTATCAACAACATCACAGTTGAAGGAACTGGGACTATCCGATTTAGATGGCATGCGGAGGTGATGGGATGAATGTTATTGGTGGATTTGAGGTTCGTTATTATGATAATTACCAGCATTACGCTGATTGTCGTAAAAACCTAGCTAATCCTAAAATTTTACATAATCCGAGGAGCTTCGATAATAAACTGATATCTGGTAAAATCAAACAGACTATCAACGAAATTTGGTCATTTGAATTTGCGATTCCCTACGAACATCAATATTATTCTGATATAAAATTTATCGTTGGATTGGTAGAGGTTGTCAATCTGAAAGACGGAGAGCGTGAATTTTTGGGGCGGATTTTGAATCAGACTGGTGCAATGACAGGCTCAGGTAATTTCTCAAAGAGTTTCATTTGCGAAGATTTACTTGGCTATCTGCATGATACAGTTCAAGAATTTCAAAAATACAAAAACGATGGGCCACGTCGTTTTTTAAATGCGATTATTGACTATCACAACATCAATACAGAAAAACATAAGAGATTTTTTTTGAGAGATGTCACGGTAGATAGTGGTTCTGATGTGCCTTTTAGGTACACTGCGTACGATAGCACCTTCGATACTATTAAAACATATGCGCTAGAACGCATGGGAGGTTATATAGTTTTAGATATCAATAATTCTGGAATGTACATAGATTGGCTCAAGGAAGTTGGGGAGTTCGTTAATAGTCCTATAAAATTGGGAAAAAACATCAAAACCTCAACAAGAGAGTTGAATCCGGAAGGGTTAATCACTCGCTTAGTCCCTGTCGGTGCCGATAAAGATAATTCAACAGGTCGAGAAGAAGAAACTGGCCAGTATGTTACAAGAGAGCGAGTTACGATTGAGAGTGTTAATGATGGGATTCGGTATTTAGAAGATAGCGAACTTGTAGAAGAATTTGGCGTTATCCAAAAATCAGTAGACTGGACAGAGATTTCTGATCCAGCCATATTAAAATCTCGTGGGAAACAGTATCTTGATAATCAAAAATTAGCAATTGCTTCTTGGTCAGTTGAAACAGTTGAATTATACTTGATTGACACACGTTTTAAAAAATACAAAGTAGGCAATACTCATCCGATTGACAATCCACCGATTTCTAGCGTCGAAAAATTACAAATCATTGAAAAAGAAATCGATATTATGAATCCTCAAGCTGTTCGATTAAAAATCGGTTCTAGTGGACAATCGCTATCCATGTATCAATTGCAGCAACAAGAGGCTAAGAAATCTATGCAAAGACAGGCTGAGAATGAAGCTTCTGCACGTCGCAGAGCGGAAGCTCAACTTGAAGCGACTCAAAGAGAACTAGAGAAGGTTCAAAATCAACTCAAAGGCCAAATTGAATTGGTGGATAAAGAGAACAGTAAAGCAGCTTTAGAAACTAGTCTAAAGCAAAACGAAACATTGTTGACATCAGAAAGAGAGACATTGGCATCTCTTACCACTGAGAAAACAAGGTTACTTGGATTAGGAACTCCCCAAACAGAACTACTAAATTTTGTAAACTTACAAATCAACATTTCCGAAACGAAAATCTCTAACTATACATTTTTGATTGATGAAATTAATCAAAGACTTTCAGAATTAACTGAGACTCAGGGGACAGAACCAATAGAAACGGAGTAATTTAATGAGTAACAACTACGATTTTCAAACCCTAAAAGCATTGATAGGTGATGAAGCAGAGAATAAAGATAATTATTACAGGGATCCTGAACGCATCCTAACTATCCACTCTGACATTGCTAATGGGAAAAAGGATAGAATATCTATCCAATTAGCTAAATGGATTCGTCAGAAAAAATTTGGAGTTGACGTTAGAGAATCTATTGCTAGATTCATCGAGTGGATATCTGTTTTGACCAATAGAATTACGGAAGAATCTGAGCAGATGGCTATTAATAATAAAGAAATGCGAACCGAAATCAACGATTTTACTAAAGATTTTAACGATCGCTATAATCAACAGATTTCAGGAAACACCAGTCTTAGCGAAGTGATTGACGCAAGAACTGATAACAACGGTGAAATTCATTCAACATTAAAGGAAAGGCTAGATATGATCGAGAATAAAACAGTTAACTCTTTCGGGCAATCAATGTTCGATGATGTTCTTGGTGGAATTAGACCGAATTTTGACAAACCTATTTCATCAATGACCTCAAGGTTGGAAAAGTTGCAAAATAATGTAAATATCGGTCAAATTACTGACTCACACTATACCACTAGGGATAGTTATTGGGGAGCGGACAGATTGGCGATGTACTCTATTACACACATTCTAAACATGGGTGCTGTGAGTGAATATTTAGATTTTTCAGTAGCTACGGGAGATAATACGGATCCATACTTCAATCCTCAAGATATCGAGAAAGGGAAAAAGTATAACCGTGACTTTGCAACGGTCTTCCACACCGCCCTAAAATGCCCAACGGCAATCTTAAAAGGGAACCACGATGACAATTCTGTCATCATGGAAGGTAAGACGGGAATGGGATTAGAATATATCATCAAAGATGATGAATTTGCAGTCCTGTATCAGCAAGATGGCAGCAATGGCGAGATCCGTGATGGGAATTCAAACTATTTTTATTTCGATGTTAAGGGAATCAGAATTATCGGTCTCGATTCTTTTGATACCTTAGAAATCGAGGACGAAAATGGTTCTGTGAAGCATCCTCGGTTGAATCATTCTGCTTTTAGTCCAAGACAAGTAACATGGCTGTATAGGGAAGCCTTGCAAACGGATTTACCTGTACTTATATTCACTCATTGTCCACTGAAGGGGACTTTTGGAGGAGGTACAGGGATTTCTGCTAACCACGATGCAGTCCGAGTACTTATTGAATCATTTAAGTCAGGAAGGAGTGGGTTTTTATCAACTAGTGAAGAAGGATATGAATTGGAATTAGAGTACACGTTCAATCAACCACATGATGTTATAGCTTGCGTCTATGGACACAGACATACAGATCACATTGAAAATATCAATGGAATCAATCATATCATTTCTAGAAATAGTTTTAGTGCAAGTGGCCCGACGACTGATTCAAATCATATATCTTATTTTTAAATACAGAAGATGAAGACAGCTGGTCTGTTTTTTCAGTAGATACAAACAATAAGCAAGTAAGTTGGTTGAAATTCGGTCGAGGTATTGATAGTACGTTTAATTATTGAGGAGAAAGTAATGAAAAATAACGACAAAGAACTTTTTGATAAATTAGTTAGGAACTTCGTTCATCATAGAGGTGCTGGGGGGAATAATGAACATGCTGAAGTAGATGAGTGGGATTCTGGTTTTATGACTCCAGAAATGCTGGCGTCTCTTAAAAATAGTTTAGGAAATCTAAAATTTATTCCAGACGACACAAACGTTCGGACGCTTGGCGCAGGTAATTATATAGTGTGGACTAAAGATATTAGTCAAAGTAATTTGCCCTCAACTGGAGGATTCGTTTTAGAGGTTAAAAGCTGGAACAAAGAAAAATTTAAGTTAATTAGAGCCTACCATCTTTATGAATGTCGGGAGTACGTATTCTCAACGAATACAGACGGAGGTGCCAATGGTGTCTATGATGGATGGGTTAAGAATCCTCTTGAAAAAACCTTATTTAATAAAGCTTTTGCGGTTAAAAAAGGCAGTGTCATTGAGCTAGAAAGCTCATTAAATAAATTCGAAGAGGTTGTGGTTACGTTTCGTCATAATAAACAAAATGATGGAGTAGCCGTTTTACCGGTGTATAATCTAAAAAAATATGGAAATTCTTTTTCAGTCACTAACATTTCAGGTAGCTTAGATGGTGTTATGGTCGCTGAACTGTTTTTGAAAAGCAACGAAGCGGGGACTGAAATTAGAGTCGAAGACTTCTTGGCTGTGAAATTATTTGCGAACAGCGTCTATAATACAACTGGAACTGATAGTATCGAAATATTGAAAGTTGTCGGAAGACTTTAAAGGAGACATATGTTAGAACTATTTGATACACTGCATAAATTTATTGAAAGTGATGAAGGGCTTGTATTTTATATTTTAGGGATTATTGCAGTTATGGAGATTGTAGATTTTATCTCTGGAACTTTTGCAGCGATTATCAACCCTAAAATTGAGTACAAATCAAAAGTAGGAATTAACGGACTGATGAGAAAAATTGTAGGTCTATTCTTACTGATTATCCTTGTTCCAATGTCTGTTTTGCTACCTCAACAAGCTGGGGTAGCTTTTCTTTATACGATTTATGTCGGTTATATGATCATGATTTTTAAATCTTTGATTGAGAATTACGGCAAGATGAAAGGAGACACCAGCATTTTTAAAAATGTGATTGGTGTTTTTGAAAAGTTGATTATAAAGGGCGATGATAATGGCAGTAAATATTGAGGCAGCTATTGCCTGGATGTCAGCACGAGTGGGCAAGGTTGCCTACTCCATGGACTACCGAAATGGTCCAGGGTCTTACGATTGCTCTAGCTCTGTCTACTACGCTCTGATGAGC encodes:
- a CDS encoding phage holin family protein; translated protein: MLELFDTLHKFIESDEGLVFYILGIIAVMEIVDFISGTFAAIINPKIEYKSKVGINGLMRKIVGLFLLIILVPMSVLLPQQAGVAFLYTIYVGYMIMIFKSLIENYGKMKGDTSIFKNVIGVFEKLIIKGDDNGSKY
- a CDS encoding metallophosphoesterase family protein, whose product is MSNNYDFQTLKALIGDEAENKDNYYRDPERILTIHSDIANGKKDRISIQLAKWIRQKKFGVDVRESIARFIEWISVLTNRITEESEQMAINNKEMRTEINDFTKDFNDRYNQQISGNTSLSEVIDARTDNNGEIHSTLKERLDMIENKTVNSFGQSMFDDVLGGIRPNFDKPISSMTSRLEKLQNNVNIGQITDSHYTTRDSYWGADRLAMYSITHILNMGAVSEYLDFSVATGDNTDPYFNPQDIEKGKKYNRDFATVFHTALKCPTAILKGNHDDNSVIMEGKTGMGLEYIIKDDEFAVLYQQDGSNGEIRDGNSNYFYFDVKGIRIIGLDSFDTLEIEDENGSVKHPRLNHSAFSPRQVTWLYREALQTDLPVLIFTHCPLKGTFGGGTGISANHDAVRVLIESFKSGRSGFLSTSEEGYELELEYTFNQPHDVIACVYGHRHTDHIENINGINHIISRNSFSASGPTTDSNHISYF